In one window of Cupriavidus necator N-1 DNA:
- the leuS gene encoding leucine--tRNA ligase, translating into MQDKYLPSAVEQAAQQHWQAIDAYRVSEHAAGADGKEKPKFYACSMLPYPSGKLHMGHVRNYTINDVMARYLRMNGNNVLMPMGWDAFGMPAENAALNNGVAPAAWTYDNIAYMKKQMQSMGLAIDWSREVATCSPDYYRWNQWLFLKMLEKGIAYRKTGTVNWDPVDQTVLANEQVIDGRGWRSGAVVEKREIPMYYLRITEYAEELLGDLDQLGWPERVKVMQQNWIGKSVGVRFAFPHDIPGEDGKPINDGKLYVFTTRADTIMGVTFCAVAAEHPLATHAALNNPELAAFIDECKHGSVMEADMATMEKKGMPTGLQVVHPLTGEKVDVWVGNYVLMSYGDGAVMGVPAHDERDFAFALKYKLPIKQVIDVKGQPYSTEAWQEWYGDKENGTCIHSGKYDGLGYQAAVEAIAADLGAKGIGEKKVTWRLRDWGISRQRYWGTPIPLIHCDSCGVVPVPEKDLPVVLPEDLVPDGTGNPLAKDARFLQCTCPSCGKPARRETDTMDTFIDSCWYYMRYTCPDAATMVDARNDYWMPMDQYIGGIEHAILHLLYARFWTKVMRDLGLVKFDEPFTNLLTQGMVLNETYYREDASGKKHWYNPAEVDLRTDERGRPVGATLIADGQPVVIGGVEKMSKSKNNGIDPQALIDQYGADTARLFVMFAAPPEQQLEWSGSGVEGASRFLRRVWNYGYANAAAIRDGAGGTPTADDAELRREIHGVLKQANYDYQRIQYNTVVSATMKMLNALDDAKTASPAARRECFGILLRVLYPVVPHVTHGLWDQLGYAAEAGDLLDAPWPQVDEAALVRSEIELVLQINGKVRGSITVPADADRAAIEATAAASETVAKFAEGKAPKKIVVVPGRLVNVVL; encoded by the coding sequence ATGCAAGACAAATACCTTCCTTCCGCCGTTGAACAAGCCGCCCAGCAGCACTGGCAAGCCATCGACGCCTATCGCGTGTCGGAGCATGCGGCCGGGGCCGACGGCAAGGAAAAGCCCAAGTTCTACGCCTGCTCGATGCTGCCGTATCCGTCGGGCAAGCTGCACATGGGCCACGTGCGCAACTACACCATCAACGACGTGATGGCGCGCTACCTGCGCATGAACGGCAACAACGTGCTGATGCCGATGGGCTGGGACGCCTTCGGCATGCCGGCCGAGAACGCCGCGCTGAACAACGGCGTGGCGCCGGCGGCCTGGACCTACGACAACATCGCTTACATGAAGAAGCAGATGCAGTCGATGGGCCTGGCGATCGACTGGTCGCGCGAAGTCGCCACCTGCAGCCCGGACTACTACCGCTGGAACCAGTGGCTGTTCCTGAAGATGCTGGAAAAGGGCATCGCCTACCGCAAGACCGGCACCGTCAACTGGGACCCGGTCGACCAGACCGTGCTGGCCAACGAGCAGGTCATCGACGGCCGCGGCTGGCGTTCGGGCGCGGTGGTGGAAAAGCGCGAGATCCCGATGTACTACCTGCGCATCACCGAGTATGCGGAGGAACTGCTGGGCGACCTGGACCAGCTGGGCTGGCCCGAGCGCGTCAAGGTGATGCAGCAGAACTGGATCGGCAAGAGCGTGGGCGTGCGCTTTGCGTTTCCGCACGACATCCCGGGCGAGGACGGCAAGCCGATCAATGACGGCAAGCTGTACGTGTTCACCACGCGCGCCGACACCATCATGGGCGTGACCTTCTGCGCGGTCGCCGCCGAGCACCCGCTGGCCACGCACGCCGCACTGAACAACCCCGAACTGGCTGCCTTCATCGACGAATGCAAGCACGGCTCGGTCATGGAAGCCGACATGGCGACCATGGAGAAGAAGGGCATGCCGACCGGCCTGCAGGTGGTGCACCCGCTGACCGGCGAGAAGGTCGACGTGTGGGTCGGCAACTACGTGCTGATGAGCTATGGCGACGGCGCCGTGATGGGCGTGCCCGCGCACGATGAGCGCGACTTCGCCTTCGCGCTCAAGTACAAGCTGCCGATCAAGCAAGTCATCGACGTGAAGGGCCAGCCTTACTCGACCGAAGCCTGGCAGGAATGGTACGGCGACAAGGAAAACGGCACCTGCATCCACAGCGGCAAGTATGACGGCCTCGGCTACCAGGCCGCGGTCGAAGCCATTGCCGCCGACCTGGGCGCCAAGGGCATCGGCGAGAAGAAAGTGACCTGGCGCCTGCGCGACTGGGGCATCTCGCGCCAGCGCTACTGGGGCACGCCGATCCCTCTGATCCACTGCGACAGCTGCGGCGTGGTGCCGGTCCCTGAGAAAGACCTGCCGGTGGTGCTGCCCGAAGACCTGGTGCCGGACGGCACCGGCAACCCGCTGGCCAAGGATGCACGCTTCCTGCAGTGCACCTGCCCGTCGTGCGGCAAGCCGGCGCGCCGCGAGACCGACACGATGGATACCTTCATCGACTCGTGCTGGTACTACATGCGCTATACCTGCCCGGACGCGGCCACCATGGTCGATGCGCGCAACGATTACTGGATGCCGATGGACCAGTACATCGGCGGCATCGAGCACGCGATCCTGCACCTGCTGTACGCACGCTTCTGGACCAAGGTCATGCGCGACCTGGGCCTGGTCAAGTTCGACGAGCCCTTCACCAACCTGCTGACGCAGGGCATGGTGCTCAACGAGACCTACTACCGCGAAGACGCCTCGGGCAAGAAGCACTGGTACAACCCGGCCGAGGTCGACCTGCGCACCGACGAGCGCGGCCGCCCGGTGGGCGCCACGCTGATCGCCGACGGCCAGCCGGTGGTGATCGGCGGCGTCGAGAAGATGTCGAAGTCCAAGAACAACGGCATCGACCCGCAGGCGCTGATCGACCAGTACGGCGCCGACACCGCGCGCCTCTTTGTGATGTTCGCCGCGCCGCCGGAGCAGCAGCTGGAATGGAGCGGCTCGGGCGTGGAGGGCGCCTCGCGCTTCCTGCGCCGCGTGTGGAACTACGGCTATGCCAATGCCGCGGCCATCCGCGACGGCGCCGGCGGCACGCCGACTGCCGATGACGCCGAGCTGCGCCGCGAGATCCACGGCGTGCTCAAGCAGGCCAACTACGACTACCAGCGCATCCAGTACAACACCGTGGTGTCCGCCACGATGAAGATGCTGAACGCGCTGGACGACGCCAAGACCGCTTCGCCGGCCGCGCGCCGCGAGTGCTTCGGCATCCTGCTGCGCGTGCTGTACCCGGTGGTGCCGCACGTCACCCACGGCCTGTGGGACCAGCTGGGCTACGCCGCCGAAGCCGGCGACCTGCTCGACGCCCCGTGGCCGCAGGTCGATGAAGCCGCGCTGGTGCGCAGCGAGATCGAACTGGTGCTGCAGATCAACGGCAAGGTGCGCGGCAGCATCACCGTGCCCGCCGACGCCGACCGCGCCGCCATCGAGGCAACCGCCGCCGCCAGCGAGACCGTGGCCAAGTTCGCCGAGGGCAAGGCGCCGAAGAAGATCGTGGTGGTGCCCGGCCGCCTGGTCAACGTGGTGTTGTAA
- the dapB gene encoding 4-hydroxy-tetrahydrodipicolinate reductase produces the protein MNIAIAGASGRMGRMLIEHVLNTEGVSLAGALDVPGSPALGQDAGLLLGRQTGVAISADVEAVLAGADCLIDFTRPEGTLAHVAAAKKLGVKMVIGTTGFDEAGKAALAEAARSIGIVFAANFSVGVNATFKLLEVAARLLSTGYDIEVIEAHHRFKVDAPSGTALKMGEVIADALGRDLKTCAVYAREGHTGERDPNSIGFATVRGGDIVGDHTVMFAGIGERIEISHKSSSRQSYADGAVRAARFLADKPNGLFDMQDVLGLK, from the coding sequence ATGAACATCGCCATTGCAGGCGCATCGGGCCGCATGGGCCGCATGCTGATCGAACACGTGCTGAACACCGAGGGCGTGAGCCTGGCGGGCGCGCTCGACGTGCCGGGCTCGCCGGCGCTGGGCCAGGACGCCGGCCTGCTGCTGGGCCGCCAGACCGGCGTGGCGATCAGCGCCGATGTGGAAGCGGTGCTGGCCGGCGCGGACTGCCTGATCGACTTCACCCGCCCCGAAGGCACGCTGGCCCACGTGGCCGCGGCTAAGAAACTGGGCGTGAAGATGGTGATCGGCACCACCGGCTTCGACGAGGCCGGCAAGGCCGCGCTGGCCGAGGCCGCCAGGTCGATCGGCATCGTCTTTGCCGCCAACTTCAGCGTCGGCGTCAACGCCACCTTCAAGCTGCTGGAAGTGGCCGCCAGGCTGCTGTCGACCGGCTATGACATCGAAGTGATCGAGGCGCACCACCGCTTCAAGGTCGACGCCCCCTCGGGCACCGCGCTGAAGATGGGTGAAGTGATTGCCGATGCGCTTGGCCGTGACCTCAAGACCTGCGCCGTCTATGCCCGCGAAGGCCACACCGGCGAGCGCGACCCCAACTCGATCGGTTTTGCCACCGTGCGCGGCGGCGATATCGTCGGCGACCACACCGTGATGTTCGCCGGCATCGGCGAGCGCATTGAGATCAGCCACAAGTCGTCCAGCCGCCAGTCGTATGCCGACGGTGCCGTGCGCGCCGCCCGTTTCCTGGCCGACAAGCCCAACGGCCTGTTCGACATGCAGGACGTGCTGGGCCTGAAGTAA
- a CDS encoding outer membrane protein assembly factor BamE, whose translation MRSIRSSAMRPTLVVSLLAAALLAGACSAYDSTSRKVANAITPYRINIVQGNFVSREAVSQLREGMTRDQVKFLLGTPLLNDVFHADRWDYVFSFRRGNTPVVQQRRYTVYFEGDRLVKFSGDELPSEYELIAEIDGMKKALKDQTPGKISTGAPATAAAPAEPQTTVENFVPRQAQQPEAAPAAAASPAQATAPAEAPKPAAN comes from the coding sequence ATGCGTTCTATCCGTTCGTCCGCCATGCGCCCGACGCTGGTTGTCTCCCTGCTGGCCGCGGCCCTGCTGGCCGGCGCCTGCTCAGCCTACGATTCCACCTCGCGCAAGGTAGCCAACGCCATTACGCCGTACCGGATCAACATCGTGCAGGGCAATTTCGTCTCGCGCGAGGCCGTGTCGCAACTGCGCGAAGGCATGACGCGCGACCAGGTCAAGTTCCTGCTCGGCACGCCGCTGCTGAATGACGTGTTCCACGCCGACCGCTGGGACTACGTGTTCTCGTTCCGCCGCGGCAATACCCCGGTGGTGCAGCAGCGCCGCTATACGGTGTATTTTGAAGGCGACCGGCTGGTCAAATTCAGCGGCGATGAACTGCCGTCCGAGTATGAGCTGATTGCCGAGATCGACGGCATGAAAAAGGCGTTGAAGGACCAGACGCCGGGCAAGATCTCCACTGGCGCGCCAGCCACCGCGGCCGCACCGGCCGAACCGCAGACCACGGTGGAGAACTTTGTGCCGCGGCAGGCACAGCAGCCGGAAGCGGCACCCGCCGCTGCGGCATCGCCGGCCCAGGCCACCGCGCCGGCCGAGGCCCCCAAGCCGGCCGCCAACTGA
- the fur gene encoding ferric iron uptake transcriptional regulator has product MPSPADLKNIGLKATVPRLKILEIFQTSEQRHLSAEDVYRILLNEHMDIGLATVYRVLTQFEQAGLLSRNNFESGKAIFELNEGKHHDHLVCLDCGRVEEFFDSEIEHRQQSIARERGFTLQEHALSLYGNCTKTDCPHRPKR; this is encoded by the coding sequence ATGCCGAGTCCGGCGGACCTCAAGAACATCGGCCTGAAGGCGACCGTGCCCAGGCTGAAGATTCTTGAAATTTTTCAGACCAGTGAACAGCGGCACCTGAGCGCGGAAGACGTCTACCGTATCCTGCTGAACGAGCATATGGATATCGGCCTGGCAACCGTCTACCGCGTGCTGACCCAGTTCGAGCAGGCAGGCCTGCTCTCGCGCAACAACTTTGAATCCGGCAAGGCGATTTTCGAACTCAACGAAGGCAAGCACCATGATCACCTGGTGTGCCTCGACTGCGGCCGCGTCGAGGAGTTCTTCGACTCTGAAATCGAGCACCGCCAGCAAAGCATCGCGCGCGAGCGCGGCTTTACGCTGCAGGAACATGCACTGTCGCTGTACGGCAATTGCACCAAAACAGACTGTCCCCACAGACCCAAACGATAA
- a CDS encoding LysR family transcriptional regulator, protein MVNVDTKLLVIFTELLSKRNATYVAEKMHMTAPAVSHSLGRLREIFDDPLFIRVPHGLTPTPRALELGPKIRDMLDLWSSINEGDADNFDPAIATGTLSIGFAAELGDTVFNRFVLRIKQLAPDLHIKLVESHSWETDVASMRANELDLAFSPFPTRHPEIVEEMVTSLNLWVCARKSHPVLKNHCSLEQYLDCGHIFMAHSGGAGRPAPSLIPLDYALQQRGLKRNATLTVHSWRAQAELASQTDMIFTVNALTKDMACETYGLKAFPLPAELNTTLGLNMFWHRSRNTHPMLVWARSLFRQVVGEFVGLPPARPARVVTEQDLQDLQAP, encoded by the coding sequence ATGGTGAACGTAGACACGAAGCTTTTAGTGATCTTCACCGAACTACTGAGCAAGCGAAACGCCACTTATGTCGCGGAAAAGATGCATATGACCGCTCCGGCCGTATCGCACTCGCTGGGCAGGCTGCGTGAAATCTTTGACGATCCCCTCTTCATCCGCGTCCCGCACGGCCTGACGCCAACGCCGCGTGCGCTGGAACTGGGCCCGAAGATCCGCGACATGCTGGACTTGTGGTCGTCGATCAACGAGGGTGATGCCGACAATTTCGATCCGGCCATTGCCACCGGCACGCTGAGCATCGGCTTTGCCGCCGAGCTGGGCGACACGGTATTCAACCGTTTTGTGCTGCGCATCAAGCAGCTGGCGCCGGACCTGCATATCAAGCTGGTCGAATCCCATTCGTGGGAAACGGACGTCGCCTCGATGCGCGCCAACGAGCTTGACTTGGCCTTTTCCCCGTTCCCGACCCGCCACCCGGAAATCGTCGAGGAGATGGTGACGTCGCTGAACCTGTGGGTTTGCGCGCGCAAGAGCCATCCGGTGCTCAAGAACCACTGCTCGCTGGAGCAATACCTGGATTGCGGCCATATCTTCATGGCGCATTCCGGCGGCGCCGGCCGCCCGGCGCCGTCGCTGATCCCGCTCGACTACGCGCTGCAGCAGCGCGGGCTCAAGCGCAATGCGACGCTGACGGTACATTCATGGCGTGCCCAGGCCGAACTGGCCTCGCAGACCGACATGATCTTCACCGTCAATGCGCTGACCAAGGACATGGCCTGCGAGACCTATGGCCTGAAGGCGTTCCCGCTGCCGGCGGAACTGAACACCACGCTCGGCCTGAACATGTTCTGGCACCGCAGCCGCAACACCCATCCGATGCTGGTGTGGGCGCGCAGCCTGTTCCGCCAGGTGGTGGGCGAGTTCGTCGGCCTGCCGCCGGCACGCCCGGCACGGGTGGTGACCGAACAGGACCTGCAAGACCTGCAGGCGCCCTGA
- a CDS encoding flavin reductase family protein: MPEHFRLPVPLPKAYRLLNHGPTVLVSAAAAGKRNIMAAAWAMPLDFSPPKVAVVLDKSTWTRRLLEDSGEFVLQVPTVSQVDLTEALGSSSGLALMEQEGTDKFDAYGLGTFAGTVVGAPLLDGCAAWLECRLLPEPATQQTYDLFLGEVVAAHADARVFSNGRWHFDGHDALRTIHHVAGGHFLVDGDAVDARPLAPRPAA, encoded by the coding sequence ATGCCTGAACATTTCCGCCTCCCCGTACCACTCCCGAAAGCCTACCGCTTGCTGAACCACGGCCCCACCGTGCTGGTCAGCGCCGCCGCCGCCGGCAAGCGCAATATCATGGCCGCCGCCTGGGCCATGCCGCTGGACTTTTCCCCGCCCAAGGTGGCAGTGGTGCTGGACAAGAGCACCTGGACCCGGCGCCTGCTGGAAGACAGCGGCGAGTTCGTGCTGCAGGTCCCGACCGTCAGCCAGGTCGACCTGACCGAGGCGCTGGGCTCCAGCTCCGGCCTAGCGCTGATGGAGCAGGAAGGCACCGACAAGTTCGACGCCTACGGCCTGGGCACCTTTGCCGGCACGGTGGTCGGCGCGCCGCTGCTGGACGGCTGCGCGGCCTGGCTGGAATGCCGGCTGCTGCCGGAACCGGCCACGCAGCAGACCTACGACCTGTTCCTTGGCGAAGTCGTGGCCGCGCACGCCGACGCGCGCGTGTTCAGCAACGGGCGCTGGCATTTCGACGGCCATGATGCGCTGCGCACCATCCACCATGTGGCTGGCGGCCATTTCCTGGTGGACGGCGACGCAGTCGACGCGCGCCCGCTGGCCCCCCGCCCGGCTGCCTGA
- the gap gene encoding type I glyceraldehyde-3-phosphate dehydrogenase, producing the protein MTIKIGINGFGRIGRMVFRAAVANFKDIEVVGINDLLEPDYLAYMLKYDSVHGRFDGEVSVDGNTLVVNGKKIRLTAVKDPAELKWGEIGADVVVESTGIFLTKEGAQKHLDAGAKKVIMSAPSKDDTPMFVYGVNHESYKGEAIISNASCTTNCLAPVAKVLNDKWGIKRGLMTTVHAATATQKTVDGPSNKDWRGGRGILENIIPSSTGAAKAVGVVIPQLNKKLTGMSFRVPTSDVSVVDLTVELEKSATYEEICAEMKAQSQGALKGVLGYTEDKVVATDFRGDARTSIFDAEAGIALDGTFIKVVSWYDNEWGYSNKVLEMVRVAAK; encoded by the coding sequence ATGACCATCAAGATCGGCATCAACGGCTTCGGCCGCATCGGACGCATGGTGTTCCGCGCCGCAGTCGCCAACTTCAAGGACATCGAAGTCGTTGGCATCAACGACCTGCTGGAGCCCGACTACCTGGCGTACATGCTGAAGTACGACTCGGTGCACGGCCGCTTCGACGGCGAAGTGTCGGTCGACGGCAACACCCTGGTCGTCAACGGCAAGAAGATCCGCCTGACCGCGGTCAAGGATCCGGCCGAGCTGAAGTGGGGCGAGATCGGCGCCGACGTGGTGGTCGAGTCGACCGGCATCTTCCTGACCAAGGAAGGCGCGCAGAAGCACCTCGACGCGGGTGCCAAGAAGGTGATCATGTCGGCCCCGTCCAAGGACGACACCCCGATGTTCGTGTACGGCGTGAACCACGAGTCGTACAAGGGCGAGGCGATCATCTCCAACGCCAGCTGCACCACCAACTGCCTGGCACCGGTGGCCAAGGTGCTGAACGACAAGTGGGGCATCAAGCGCGGCCTGATGACCACCGTGCACGCTGCCACCGCCACCCAGAAGACCGTTGACGGCCCGTCCAACAAGGACTGGCGCGGCGGCCGCGGCATCCTGGAGAACATCATCCCGTCGTCGACCGGCGCTGCCAAGGCCGTGGGCGTGGTGATTCCGCAGCTGAACAAGAAGCTGACCGGCATGTCGTTCCGCGTGCCGACCTCGGACGTGTCCGTGGTTGACCTGACCGTCGAGCTGGAAAAGTCGGCGACGTACGAAGAAATCTGCGCCGAGATGAAGGCCCAGAGCCAGGGCGCGCTCAAGGGCGTGCTGGGCTACACCGAAGACAAGGTCGTCGCCACCGACTTCCGCGGCGATGCCCGCACCTCGATCTTCGACGCTGAAGCCGGCATCGCGCTGGACGGCACCTTCATCAAGGTCGTGAGCTGGTACGACAACGAGTGGGGCTACTCGAACAAGGTGCTGGAAATGGTCCGCGTCGCGGCCAAGTAA
- the tkt gene encoding transketolase encodes MSALAHPATSPFASQPAKLMADAIRVLAMDAVQQANSGHPGAPMGMADIAVALWGRHLKHNPSNPQWADRDRFVLSNGHGSMLIYALLHLTGYDLPVEELKNFRQLHSKTAGHPEYGITPGVETTTGPLGQGITNAVGMALAERLLGEEFNRPGFDIVNHHTYVFLGDGCLMEGISHEASSLAGTLKLNKLIALWDDNGISIDGDVVHWFNDDTPKRFEAYGWNVIRGIDGHDVTAVDMAISQAKASDKPTLICCRTKIGKGAPNKEGGHDVHGAPLGGAEVLATREALGWAHAPFEVPAAVYDTWDAKANGQALERAWNALFDAYAERHPYEAGEFRRRMKGELPGSFDAAVEAFIAKCEEKAETIATRKASQNTIEAFGPVLPEFLGGSADLTGSNLTNWSGSQAVRVDAWGNHINYGVREFGMSAIMNGITLHGGYIPYGATFLTFSDYSRNALRMAALMKIRSLFVFTHDSIGLGEDGPTHQSIEHVASLRLIPNMDVWRTADTTETAVAWAESIRRENGPSCLIFSRQNLPFQRRDETTRANIARGGYVLRDSVNPKTKRPDAVILATGSEVGLAVGAADALATEGVHVRVVSVPATTVFDKQDTAYKASVLPAGVPRVAVEAGVTDFWWKYQVQAVVGIDTFGESAPAGVLFKHFGFTVDNVVRTVKDTLI; translated from the coding sequence ATGTCCGCCCTTGCCCATCCCGCCACAAGTCCTTTTGCTTCCCAGCCCGCCAAGCTGATGGCCGACGCCATCCGCGTGCTTGCCATGGACGCCGTCCAGCAGGCCAATTCCGGCCACCCCGGTGCGCCGATGGGCATGGCAGACATCGCCGTGGCGCTGTGGGGCCGGCACCTGAAGCACAACCCGAGCAACCCCCAGTGGGCCGACCGCGACCGCTTCGTGCTGTCCAACGGCCACGGCTCGATGCTGATCTATGCGCTGCTGCACCTGACCGGCTACGACCTGCCGGTCGAAGAGCTGAAGAATTTCCGCCAGCTGCACAGCAAGACCGCCGGCCACCCGGAATACGGCATCACCCCGGGCGTGGAAACCACCACCGGCCCGCTCGGCCAGGGCATCACCAATGCCGTCGGCATGGCGCTGGCCGAACGCCTGCTGGGCGAAGAATTCAACCGCCCCGGCTTCGACATCGTCAACCACCACACCTATGTCTTCCTCGGCGACGGTTGCCTGATGGAAGGCATCTCGCACGAAGCCAGCTCGCTGGCCGGCACGCTGAAGCTCAACAAGCTGATCGCGCTGTGGGATGACAATGGCATCTCGATCGACGGCGACGTGGTGCACTGGTTCAACGACGATACCCCGAAGCGTTTCGAAGCCTATGGCTGGAACGTGATCCGCGGCATCGACGGCCATGACGTGACCGCCGTCGACATGGCGATCTCGCAGGCCAAGGCCAGCGACAAGCCGACCCTGATCTGCTGCCGCACCAAGATCGGCAAGGGCGCGCCCAATAAGGAAGGCGGCCACGACGTGCACGGCGCCCCGCTGGGCGGCGCCGAAGTGCTGGCCACGCGCGAGGCGCTGGGCTGGGCCCACGCCCCGTTCGAAGTGCCGGCCGCGGTCTACGACACCTGGGACGCCAAGGCCAATGGCCAGGCGCTGGAGCGTGCCTGGAACGCGCTGTTCGATGCCTACGCCGAGCGCCACCCGTATGAGGCCGGCGAGTTCCGCCGCCGCATGAAAGGCGAGCTGCCGGGTTCGTTCGACGCCGCCGTCGAAGCATTCATCGCCAAGTGCGAGGAAAAGGCCGAGACCATCGCCACCCGCAAGGCCAGCCAGAACACCATCGAGGCCTTCGGCCCGGTGCTGCCCGAGTTCCTCGGCGGCTCGGCCGACCTGACCGGCTCGAACCTGACCAACTGGTCGGGCAGCCAGGCCGTGCGCGTGGATGCCTGGGGCAACCATATCAACTACGGCGTGCGCGAGTTCGGCATGAGCGCCATCATGAACGGCATCACGCTGCATGGTGGCTACATTCCCTACGGCGCCACCTTCCTGACCTTCTCGGACTACAGCCGCAACGCGCTGCGCATGGCGGCGCTGATGAAGATCCGCTCGCTGTTCGTGTTCACCCATGACTCGATCGGCCTGGGCGAAGACGGCCCGACCCACCAGTCGATCGAGCACGTCGCCAGCCTGCGCCTGATCCCGAACATGGACGTCTGGCGCACCGCCGACACCACCGAGACCGCCGTGGCCTGGGCCGAGTCGATCCGCCGCGAGAACGGACCGAGCTGCCTGATCTTCAGCCGCCAGAACCTGCCGTTCCAGCGCCGCGACGAAACCACCCGTGCCAACATCGCGCGCGGCGGCTACGTGCTGCGCGACAGCGTCAACCCCAAGACCAAGCGTCCGGACGCCGTGATCCTGGCCACCGGCTCCGAAGTGGGCCTGGCCGTTGGCGCCGCTGACGCACTGGCTACCGAAGGCGTGCATGTGCGCGTGGTCTCGGTCCCGGCCACCACCGTGTTCGACAAGCAGGACACCGCCTACAAGGCCAGCGTGCTGCCGGCCGGCGTGCCGCGCGTGGCGGTCGAGGCGGGCGTGACGGACTTCTGGTGGAAGTACCAGGTCCAGGCGGTGGTGGGCATCGACACCTTCGGTGAATCGGCCCCGGCCGGCGTGCTGTTCAAGCACTTCGGCTTTACCGTCGACAACGTGGTCCGCACGGTGAAGGACACCCTTATCTAA
- a CDS encoding VOC family protein: MTRPANTPWLTPYLTVANGRAALDFYSRAFGFAAGNVVDENGVPTHAEMHYQGQLVVMFAPEGAWGSTARTPRSLGVECPQTFYVYCDDVDAMHQRAVDAGAVSLMAPADQFWGDRYCMVEDPDGYRWGFGKPLDQAAGQAS, translated from the coding sequence ATGACCAGACCGGCCAACACCCCCTGGCTCACCCCCTACCTGACCGTCGCCAACGGGCGCGCCGCACTGGACTTCTACAGCCGAGCCTTCGGCTTCGCCGCCGGCAACGTGGTCGACGAAAACGGCGTGCCGACCCATGCCGAGATGCACTACCAGGGCCAGCTGGTGGTGATGTTCGCGCCCGAGGGCGCCTGGGGCAGCACCGCGCGCACGCCGCGCTCGCTGGGCGTCGAGTGCCCGCAGACCTTCTATGTCTATTGCGACGATGTCGACGCCATGCACCAGCGCGCGGTCGACGCCGGCGCGGTCAGCCTGATGGCGCCGGCCGACCAGTTCTGGGGCGACCGCTATTGCATGGTCGAAGATCCCGACGGCTACCGCTGGGGCTTCGGCAAACCGCTGGACCAGGCAGCAGGCCAGGCAAGCTGA
- a CDS encoding 16S rRNA (uracil(1498)-N(3))-methyltransferase: MAPRFFVGGTDTVLAAESDFPLPEPVVRHAQVLRLVPGDAMTLFDGRGGSHAATLVELGKRHALARIGAHDAAEAEPPFRVTLAQGLAGGDKMDWLIEKAVELGVTAIQPLQASRSVVRLSGERAHKRHAHWQALVQAACEQCGRNRLPEVAPVANFETWLAQSAAGGARLLVSPRATYSLPAFIAEQREALLAGGVTLLIGPEGGLAPEEEQAARQAGFTGVSLGPRILRTETAGLACLATLNALLGGF; this comes from the coding sequence ATGGCACCTCGCTTCTTCGTCGGCGGCACAGACACCGTCCTGGCCGCCGAGTCCGATTTCCCGCTGCCCGAGCCGGTGGTGCGCCACGCGCAGGTGCTGCGCCTGGTGCCGGGCGACGCCATGACGCTGTTCGACGGCCGCGGCGGCAGCCACGCGGCCACGCTGGTCGAGCTGGGCAAGCGCCACGCGCTGGCGCGCATCGGCGCGCATGACGCGGCCGAAGCCGAGCCGCCCTTCCGCGTCACGCTGGCGCAGGGCCTGGCCGGCGGCGACAAGATGGACTGGCTGATCGAAAAGGCGGTCGAACTGGGCGTCACGGCAATCCAGCCGCTGCAGGCCAGCCGCTCGGTGGTGCGCCTGTCGGGCGAGCGCGCGCACAAGCGCCACGCGCACTGGCAGGCACTGGTGCAGGCCGCCTGCGAGCAATGCGGACGCAACCGCTTGCCGGAGGTTGCGCCGGTCGCTAACTTTGAAACATGGCTGGCGCAGTCCGCGGCTGGCGGTGCCAGGCTGCTGGTATCGCCGCGCGCCACGTACTCGCTGCCGGCGTTCATCGCCGAACAACGCGAAGCCTTGCTGGCCGGCGGCGTCACGCTGCTGATCGGCCCCGAAGGCGGCCTGGCGCCCGAGGAGGAGCAGGCGGCAAGGCAAGCGGGTTTCACCGGCGTGTCGCTCGGCCCCCGCATCCTGCGTACTGAAACCGCCGGGCTGGCATGCCTGGCAACCCTTAATGCCTTGCTTGGCGGATTCTGA